Proteins found in one Bremerella volcania genomic segment:
- a CDS encoding FG-GAP repeat domain-containing protein, producing MRSLLSLSLLFALPYVAAAAAPENFTVKVLSVDANEGCDVADFDGDGKLDVIAGRNWYRNGDWLPRPVRFFEDANGYVHSNGDFARDVNGDGKMDVIAGDFFQGKVNWYENPGAPANLQGYLWKEHNLIDTKLTTNEATVMVDLDGDGVDEWVTNQWNAKNPLLACRFTKNDKGEPQLTSFKIGDRNGHGIGVGDINNDGRVDILVGQGWYEGPEGGPWSSAWTFHEDWSDHLPCPMLVTDVNGDGKNDIIASKAHGFGLWAWIASGTDKEGKLTFEQKMIDDTFSQAHCLHLADLDGDGKDDLVTGKRVRAHNGNDPGGKEPPVLNYYTWDDKGNFTRHTINRGEVGIGLQIRTADIDGDGDIDIVVPGKDGTQILFNPLKG from the coding sequence ATGCGTAGCCTGCTGAGTCTCTCGCTACTATTTGCCCTGCCCTATGTGGCTGCTGCCGCGGCTCCCGAAAACTTCACCGTCAAGGTGCTCAGCGTCGATGCCAACGAAGGATGCGACGTCGCCGACTTCGATGGCGACGGTAAGCTCGACGTGATCGCTGGCCGCAACTGGTATCGCAACGGCGACTGGCTGCCACGGCCGGTTCGCTTTTTTGAAGATGCCAACGGGTATGTCCACTCCAATGGCGATTTCGCGCGCGACGTAAACGGCGACGGCAAAATGGACGTGATTGCCGGCGACTTCTTTCAGGGCAAAGTGAACTGGTATGAAAACCCAGGCGCGCCTGCCAACCTGCAAGGCTACCTCTGGAAAGAGCACAACCTGATCGACACCAAGCTGACCACCAACGAAGCCACCGTGATGGTCGACCTGGACGGAGACGGCGTCGACGAATGGGTCACCAACCAGTGGAACGCCAAGAATCCTTTGCTCGCTTGCCGCTTCACCAAGAACGACAAGGGCGAACCGCAGTTAACCTCGTTCAAGATCGGCGATCGCAACGGTCACGGCATTGGCGTCGGCGACATCAACAACGACGGCCGCGTCGACATTCTCGTCGGCCAAGGCTGGTACGAAGGTCCTGAGGGTGGTCCCTGGTCGAGCGCGTGGACCTTCCACGAAGATTGGAGCGATCACCTCCCCTGCCCCATGCTGGTAACCGATGTGAACGGCGACGGCAAGAACGACATCATCGCCAGCAAAGCGCACGGCTTCGGTCTTTGGGCTTGGATTGCCAGCGGCACCGACAAGGAGGGTAAGCTGACCTTCGAGCAGAAGATGATCGACGACACCTTCAGCCAGGCCCATTGCTTGCACCTGGCCGACCTGGATGGAGACGGCAAAGACGACCTGGTGACCGGCAAACGCGTCCGAGCCCACAACGGCAACGACCCAGGCGGCAAAGAACCGCCGGTGCTGAACTACTACACGTGGGACGACAAGGGCAACTTTACCCGCCACACCATCAACCGAGGCGAAGTCGGCATCGGGCTACAGATTCGCACGGCAGACATCGACGGCGACGGCGATATTGATATTGTCGTGCCAGGTAAGGATGGAACGCAGATTCTATTCAATCCGCTGAAGGGTTAA
- a CDS encoding UbiD family decarboxylase, with amino-acid sequence MGYRTLRACVDDLRRTDHLLVVEDVVDAHLEIAEIQRRVYANGGPAVLFANVKDCRFPMVGNLFGSLERARFIFRDTLETVKRLIELKIDPNQLLKSPLRYAYAPLGAISMLPKKVRSGPIFQNEIKLTDLPKLVSWPDDGGPYVTLPQVYTEDQRVGGLNHSNLGMYRVQIAGNEYDPVEEVGLHYQIHRGIGVHHAAAIAKGEPLRVNIFVGGNPAMTLAAVMPLPEGLSELGFAGALAGHRIPMATTRSKLPIYAEADFCISGTIHAGEEKPEGPFGDHLGYYSLKHLFPTMRVDKVYHRDGAIWPFTVVGRPPQEDTTFGELIHEITGPVIPTVLPGVKEVHAVDASGVHPLLLAIGSERYVPYEERRRPKELMTQASAILGQGQMSLAKYLFIAAEQDDPSLNLHEICPFLLHVLRRVDWRRDIHFLTETTIDTLDYSSGQFNHGSKAIIAAVGPPIRELPTEVPGDLTLPDGFHTPKVAMPGVLVVGGPKYQAALQLAEPAIERFTSIYSASDTINQFPLVIVADESEFTAQTLNNLLWVTFTRSNPAADVHGIASSTVQKHWGCEGSLVIDARLKPWNAPPLIEDAAVTAKVDTLAAKGGPLAQYL; translated from the coding sequence ATGGGCTATCGAACTCTCCGAGCCTGCGTCGACGATCTGCGTCGTACAGACCATTTGCTAGTGGTCGAAGACGTCGTCGACGCACACCTTGAAATCGCCGAGATCCAGCGCCGCGTCTACGCCAACGGTGGCCCGGCCGTGCTGTTTGCCAATGTGAAGGACTGCCGCTTCCCAATGGTTGGCAATCTGTTTGGATCGCTCGAGCGGGCTCGCTTCATCTTTCGAGATACGCTGGAAACGGTGAAGCGGTTGATCGAACTGAAGATCGATCCGAACCAACTGCTGAAGTCACCGCTACGGTACGCTTACGCTCCACTGGGCGCGATTTCGATGCTTCCCAAAAAGGTCCGCAGCGGGCCCATCTTTCAAAACGAAATCAAGCTGACTGACTTGCCCAAGCTGGTCTCTTGGCCGGATGATGGCGGACCGTATGTGACGCTTCCCCAGGTATACACCGAGGACCAGCGCGTCGGCGGGCTGAACCATTCCAACCTGGGCATGTACCGCGTGCAGATCGCCGGCAATGAGTACGATCCCGTCGAGGAAGTCGGGCTGCATTATCAGATTCATCGCGGCATCGGCGTGCACCATGCCGCGGCGATCGCTAAGGGAGAGCCGCTGCGGGTAAACATCTTCGTCGGCGGAAATCCGGCCATGACGCTGGCCGCCGTGATGCCGCTGCCCGAGGGGCTTTCCGAACTCGGCTTCGCCGGAGCACTCGCCGGTCACCGCATTCCCATGGCCACCACGCGTAGCAAGCTACCCATCTACGCCGAAGCCGACTTCTGCATCAGCGGGACGATTCATGCCGGCGAAGAAAAGCCTGAGGGGCCATTCGGCGATCACCTCGGCTATTACAGCTTGAAGCATCTTTTCCCCACGATGCGGGTCGACAAGGTTTACCACCGCGACGGTGCCATCTGGCCGTTCACCGTCGTTGGCAGACCTCCCCAGGAAGATACCACCTTCGGCGAGTTGATTCACGAAATCACCGGGCCGGTCATTCCCACGGTGCTACCCGGCGTGAAGGAAGTGCACGCCGTCGATGCGTCTGGCGTCCATCCACTTTTGCTGGCAATCGGCAGCGAGCGCTACGTCCCGTATGAAGAGCGTCGTCGCCCCAAAGAACTGATGACGCAGGCTTCGGCCATCCTTGGCCAGGGGCAGATGTCCTTGGCGAAGTACTTGTTCATCGCCGCCGAACAAGACGACCCCAGCTTGAACCTGCACGAGATCTGCCCGTTCCTGCTGCATGTGCTGCGGCGAGTCGATTGGCGGCGCGATATTCATTTCCTGACCGAGACCACCATCGATACGCTCGACTATTCCAGCGGCCAGTTCAATCACGGCTCGAAAGCGATCATCGCCGCGGTTGGCCCGCCCATCCGCGAACTGCCGACCGAAGTCCCCGGCGATCTGACGCTACCCGATGGTTTCCACACGCCCAAGGTCGCCATGCCCGGCGTGCTGGTTGTGGGTGGGCCGAAGTATCAGGCCGCTCTTCAACTGGCGGAGCCAGCCATCGAACGATTCACGTCGATCTATTCAGCTAGCGACACCATCAACCAGTTCCCACTGGTGATCGTCGCCGACGAAAGCGAGTTCACCGCGCAGACGCTTAACAACCTTCTGTGGGTCACGTTCACCCGCAGCAACCCCGCCGCCGACGTCCACGGCATCGCCAGCAGCACCGTGCAAAAACACTGGGGCTGCGAAGGCTCGCTGGTCATCGATGCCCGCCTGAAACCCTGGAACGCGCCGCCATTAATCGAAGACGCTGCGGTAACCGCAAAGGTCGACACACTGGCGGCAAAAGGTGGCCCGCTGGCACAGTACCTCTAG
- a CDS encoding FKBP-type peptidyl-prolyl cis-trans isomerase, which produces MKVAKNTVVSITYTLKDSEGNLIDAADASDPLAYLHGVGNLIPGMEKALDDRDSGETFQVVIPPEEGYGKFDEELIWELEKEQFAELGEVEEGTQFVLETEDDQVLVTVVDIKEDVVIVDGNHELADETLYFDITVVDVRDATPEELEHGHAHGPGSAYDHDHG; this is translated from the coding sequence ATGAAAGTTGCCAAGAACACGGTCGTTTCCATTACCTACACTTTGAAAGATTCCGAAGGGAATCTGATCGATGCGGCCGATGCTTCGGATCCGCTCGCCTATTTGCATGGCGTAGGGAATCTGATTCCAGGAATGGAAAAGGCACTCGACGACCGCGACTCCGGCGAGACGTTTCAAGTCGTTATACCACCGGAAGAAGGCTACGGTAAGTTCGACGAAGAACTGATCTGGGAACTCGAAAAAGAACAGTTCGCCGAACTGGGCGAAGTTGAAGAAGGGACGCAGTTCGTACTCGAAACCGAGGACGATCAGGTCCTGGTTACCGTGGTCGACATCAAAGAGGACGTCGTCATTGTCGACGGCAACCATGAACTGGCCGACGAAACGCTCTACTTCGACATCACCGTCGTCGACGTTCGCGATGCGACGCCGGAAGAGCTAGAGCACGGCCACGCGCACGGCCCAGGTAGCGCATACGATCACGATCATGGTTAA
- a CDS encoding VOC family protein — MREIIPGKLWIANARQARDIRSTLAPGVTAVIDLAIEETPITFPRDILYCRFPIVDGTGNPGYLLQACIETVAKLIEAHYPTVIACSAGMSRSPIIAAAAIAQVKGLALEDALLKLTETGPHDVSPALLNAVLDAMPSLATSHARLNLIVLRSSDPDATVRFYQALGLPFTQEQHGKGPIHWASETNRFVMEIYPAKSPEQVDTFTSVGLNVSDIHRVMQLLIASDMKITSEPKEFDWGIQAIVKDPDGRSVILVER, encoded by the coding sequence ATGCGTGAAATCATTCCTGGCAAGCTTTGGATCGCCAACGCGCGCCAAGCACGTGATATTCGTTCGACCTTGGCTCCCGGGGTGACGGCTGTGATCGACCTGGCGATCGAAGAAACTCCCATCACGTTTCCCCGCGATATCCTCTATTGCCGTTTTCCGATTGTCGATGGTACCGGCAACCCCGGATACCTGCTTCAGGCCTGCATTGAAACGGTTGCCAAGTTGATCGAGGCACACTATCCGACGGTCATTGCGTGTAGCGCCGGGATGAGTCGATCCCCGATCATCGCCGCGGCCGCGATCGCCCAGGTCAAAGGGCTCGCTTTGGAAGACGCGCTTTTGAAGCTGACCGAGACAGGGCCGCACGATGTTTCTCCGGCCCTGCTGAACGCTGTCCTAGACGCGATGCCGAGCCTGGCCACCAGTCATGCGCGACTGAACTTAATCGTCTTGCGGTCCAGTGATCCGGACGCGACGGTGCGATTCTATCAAGCGTTGGGGCTGCCCTTCACCCAAGAGCAGCACGGCAAGGGCCCCATTCACTGGGCCAGCGAAACCAATCGTTTCGTCATGGAGATTTACCCGGCGAAGTCACCGGAACAAGTCGACACGTTCACCAGCGTGGGACTGAACGTTTCCGACATCCACCGGGTCATGCAGCTGTTGATCGCCTCCGACATGAAGATCACGAGCGAACCAAAGGAGTTTGACTGGGGCATTCAAGCGATCGTCAAGGATCCGGACGGGCGTAGCGTAATTCTTGTTGAGCGGTGA
- a CDS encoding coiled-coil domain-containing protein has translation MPINDHYLDDTDYGWAMRNPGIIGSFCLVLGITLGVAVTQFWLQQDLVKQLAKVEKEVKATHHPLNQLTGFNDATQRTNSLLARLEDQSSMLYKAGQTVQRSDRLHDEIARLSAKLTTAEATASKLNNLQTDLDKANLKLTAAQQRVDELESLAARLVRSGADIHQAKDSLASMEMVQQQLINQQCLMPELTATVDSHWKLQNAICDLAAQSDATDRAIDSLAHNQSRVQQLAIDTEQSNLVLANMQSILDEQKSMDLQVQKLADTLDAATELSYQAIRLNTRIKDVRKQTTSANKNMDELAWLVNFLNSQEEKIALAQENLHKIDHIEDQVVRLDDCVPALVENIDLVTGLNKTMVSVLGSSSDLRSQLAEIVLMQPAVEQLATQFRQITAPSEDSKLVNAKDRAKEMIESSRPELKIPVYISRAK, from the coding sequence ATGCCTATTAATGATCATTATTTGGATGATACCGATTACGGCTGGGCGATGCGGAACCCAGGGATCATCGGCAGTTTCTGTCTCGTTTTAGGAATCACCCTGGGTGTCGCGGTCACCCAGTTCTGGCTGCAGCAAGACCTGGTCAAGCAACTCGCCAAAGTTGAAAAAGAAGTCAAAGCGACCCATCACCCGCTCAATCAGCTGACCGGATTCAACGATGCCACACAGCGAACCAACTCGCTTCTGGCACGCCTGGAAGATCAGAGCAGCATGCTCTACAAAGCAGGCCAGACCGTCCAGCGTTCGGATCGCCTGCATGACGAAATCGCTCGCCTGTCGGCCAAGTTGACCACGGCCGAAGCGACGGCCTCGAAGCTGAACAACCTGCAAACGGACCTCGACAAAGCCAACTTGAAGCTGACCGCCGCTCAGCAGCGCGTCGACGAGCTGGAATCGCTGGCCGCCCGACTGGTCCGTAGCGGAGCCGACATCCACCAAGCGAAGGACTCGCTGGCTTCGATGGAGATGGTCCAACAGCAGCTGATCAACCAGCAGTGCCTGATGCCGGAACTGACTGCCACGGTCGATTCACACTGGAAACTACAGAATGCGATCTGTGATCTGGCTGCCCAGTCGGACGCCACCGACCGTGCGATCGATTCGCTGGCCCACAACCAGAGCCGCGTGCAGCAGTTGGCGATAGATACCGAACAGTCGAACCTGGTTCTGGCCAACATGCAGTCGATCCTGGACGAGCAGAAATCGATGGACTTGCAGGTGCAGAAGCTGGCCGACACGTTGGACGCCGCCACCGAACTGTCGTACCAGGCAATCCGTCTGAACACGCGCATCAAAGACGTGCGAAAGCAGACCACTTCGGCCAATAAGAACATGGACGAACTGGCCTGGCTGGTGAACTTCCTGAACTCGCAGGAAGAAAAGATCGCTCTGGCTCAAGAGAACCTGCACAAGATCGATCACATCGAAGATCAGGTAGTCCGCCTGGACGATTGCGTCCCTGCTTTGGTCGAAAACATCGACCTGGTGACCGGCCTGAACAAGACGATGGTTTCGGTCCTGGGTAGCTCGAGCGACCTGCGATCGCAACTGGCCGAGATCGTTTTGATGCAGCCAGCGGTCGAACAACTGGCAACGCAGTTTCGCCAGATCACGGCTCCTTCCGAAGACAGCAAGCTGGTCAATGCGAAGGATCGTGCCAAAGAGATGATCGAATCTTCGCGACCAGAGCTGAAGATTCCCGTGTACATCAGCCGGGCTAAATAG
- a CDS encoding DUF1501 domain-containing protein, producing MDPRNDYIQAITRRHFFQKGALGLGAAALASMTDLPAQAAKLPSSGIGGLPNLPHFAPKAKRAIYLFMAGAPCQMDLFDYKPQMNEWYDKDLPESVRQGQRLTTMTSGQKRFPIAPSKFKFSPYGENGTMISELLPYHGKMVDDIAIVKSLHTEAINHDPAITYICTGNQLPGRPSLGSWLSYGLGSMNENLPTFVVMTPNWSGRQQAQALYNRLWGAGFLPSKHSAVTLRKSGDPILFLSNPEGIDSSLRRRMLDSVSKINQETYRLSGDPETQSRISQYEMAFRMQSSVPELVDLKQESQATLDMYGPEVTKPGTFAASCLLARRMVERDVRFVQIFHRGWDQHGNVARDLPAQAKDVDQAAWALIQDLKMRGMLDDTLVVWGGEFGRTIYSQGGLSKENYGRDHHPRCFTVWMAGGGVKPGVVHGETDDFSYNIVKDPVHIADLNATILHCLGIDHRKLSIPFQGLDVRLTGVEERHPVKELLL from the coding sequence ATGGATCCTCGCAACGACTATATTCAAGCGATCACGCGTCGGCACTTCTTCCAGAAGGGTGCCCTGGGGCTGGGTGCCGCGGCGCTGGCCTCAATGACCGATCTACCGGCCCAGGCCGCCAAATTGCCCAGTTCCGGCATCGGCGGACTGCCCAACCTGCCCCACTTTGCCCCGAAGGCGAAACGGGCGATCTACCTGTTCATGGCTGGGGCTCCCTGCCAGATGGACTTGTTCGACTACAAGCCGCAGATGAACGAGTGGTACGACAAGGACCTGCCGGAATCGGTCCGCCAGGGACAGCGTCTCACGACGATGACCTCCGGTCAGAAGCGTTTCCCAATCGCTCCGTCGAAGTTCAAGTTTTCCCCCTACGGTGAAAACGGGACGATGATCAGCGAGCTGCTGCCCTACCACGGGAAGATGGTCGACGACATCGCGATCGTAAAGTCGCTCCATACCGAAGCGATCAACCACGACCCAGCCATCACCTATATCTGCACCGGGAACCAACTTCCCGGACGGCCCAGCTTGGGCTCGTGGCTGAGCTATGGCCTAGGTTCGATGAACGAAAACCTGCCGACCTTCGTCGTGATGACCCCGAACTGGAGCGGTCGTCAGCAAGCCCAGGCACTCTACAACCGCTTGTGGGGAGCTGGCTTTCTGCCTTCGAAGCATTCGGCCGTCACGCTGCGAAAGTCAGGCGATCCGATCCTGTTTCTCTCGAACCCCGAGGGGATTGATAGCTCGCTCCGCCGCCGGATGCTCGACAGCGTTTCCAAGATCAATCAAGAGACCTACCGGCTTTCCGGCGATCCAGAAACGCAATCGCGAATCTCGCAGTACGAGATGGCGTTCCGCATGCAGTCCTCGGTACCGGAACTGGTCGACCTGAAGCAGGAATCGCAAGCGACGCTCGATATGTATGGCCCGGAGGTCACCAAGCCGGGAACATTTGCCGCGAGTTGCTTGCTCGCCCGGCGCATGGTCGAGCGGGACGTTCGCTTCGTGCAGATCTTCCATCGTGGTTGGGATCAGCATGGCAACGTTGCTCGAGATCTTCCGGCTCAAGCCAAAGACGTCGATCAAGCGGCGTGGGCTCTGATTCAAGACTTGAAGATGCGCGGCATGTTGGACGACACGCTGGTCGTCTGGGGTGGCGAGTTCGGCCGAACCATTTACAGCCAAGGCGGCCTGTCGAAAGAGAACTACGGCCGCGATCATCATCCGCGTTGCTTTACCGTCTGGATGGCTGGCGGCGGCGTGAAGCCTGGCGTGGTGCATGGCGAAACGGACGACTTCAGCTACAACATCGTGAAGGATCCGGTCCACATCGCGGACTTGAACGCGACAATCCTGCACTGCCTGGGGATCGATCATCGCAAGCTTTCGATTCCGTTCCAGGGACTCGATGTCCGTCTAACCGGGGTTGAAGAGCGACACCCGGTCAAAGAGTTGCTGCTGTAG
- a CDS encoding PSD1 and planctomycete cytochrome C domain-containing protein: protein MISLQLTRISRKMLFGAALAFLAFAPQVGWAEESAEIDFNRDIRPLLSDRCYACHGPDENHREGGIRFDVAESVLGEADSGMIAIVPGKPDESEMIARILSDDESLKMPPPDSNKSLSTEEIAKLKQWVAEGAKFQGHWSFEAPKKTDPPQVDFADWNQREIDQFLGARLKKEGLKPSEPADKLTLIRRVTFTLTGLPPTPEEVEAFLKDESSDAYEKVVDRLLASPHYGEHMARYWLDAARYADTHGLHLDNYREMWMYRDWVIQALNDNKPYDVFLTEQLAGDLLPNPSWEQKVASGFNRCNVTTNEGGSITAEVKMRNVNDRVVTTGTVFMGLTMECTRCHDHKYDPLKLKDFYSMYGFFNSIDGSPMDGNRKDHAPTVYSKEATQQLAQLDQQIGQKREEIKATLAKIEYQDPGPGVDTPEIQPEEVVWIEDGIPGKATVSGDYNWVTKPEPVFSGEKASKRTVTGNDQVYFNGSDQPFTVYKGDVLFGYVYLDPKNPPKEVMFQWNDGDWDQRAFWGEDLIPFGNTGQTKHRLGDLPEAGKWVRLEVPIEKVGLKEGSKVNGWAFTQWDGTVYWDKAGYVTKHGKQPQFKSLQAWTEFAAKSPASLNPENKQVTEILKKEADKRNEGEAKALRNYFLEFVCQDTQETFNKLRGELKAMTDKQADLKKNAPTTLVYKEAAKPVPAHILIRGEYDQIGEEVPRDVPAFLPPMTEEMPKDRLGLAMWLLDPSHPLTARVAVNRYWQHVFGGGLVKTSEDFGSQGSVPSHPQLLDNLAIEFRENGWDIKQLMKRMVMTSAYRQSSTLTPELLKKDPENRLLARGPRYRLDAESLRDQALAFSGLLVETIGGPSVKPPQPDGLWKAVGYSGSNTVQFKADEGHEKVHRRTLYTFIKRTALAPQMSTFDAPNRESCTVRRERTNTPLQALLLMNDPQYVEAAVAMAQRVMDEGGSDPVAKVNFLVTLCLLNRDNEVQKKELESLYFDSLTYFQKNPEAAGKLVGKDETPAELAAWAIVCNTLLNLDEVVIQR from the coding sequence ATGATCTCGCTGCAACTCACGCGTATCTCGCGGAAGATGCTTTTCGGTGCCGCGTTGGCCTTCTTGGCATTTGCTCCCCAGGTTGGCTGGGCAGAAGAGTCTGCGGAAATCGACTTCAACCGCGATATTCGCCCATTGCTATCTGATCGCTGCTATGCCTGCCACGGACCGGACGAAAACCATCGCGAAGGGGGAATCCGTTTCGATGTCGCGGAAAGCGTGCTGGGGGAAGCCGACTCGGGCATGATCGCCATCGTGCCTGGTAAGCCAGACGAGAGCGAAATGATCGCACGCATCCTCAGCGATGACGAGTCGTTGAAGATGCCGCCGCCGGACTCCAACAAAAGCCTCAGCACCGAAGAAATCGCCAAGCTCAAGCAGTGGGTCGCCGAAGGAGCCAAGTTCCAGGGGCATTGGTCCTTCGAGGCTCCCAAGAAGACCGATCCACCCCAGGTCGATTTCGCCGATTGGAACCAGCGAGAGATCGATCAGTTCCTGGGTGCCCGGCTGAAGAAGGAGGGGCTCAAACCAAGTGAACCGGCCGATAAGTTGACGCTGATTCGCCGAGTGACCTTCACGCTGACCGGCCTTCCACCCACGCCGGAAGAGGTCGAAGCGTTCTTGAAAGACGAATCGTCCGATGCCTACGAGAAGGTTGTCGATCGCTTGTTGGCATCGCCTCATTATGGCGAACACATGGCTCGCTATTGGTTAGACGCGGCCCGTTATGCGGATACGCACGGTTTACACTTGGACAACTACCGCGAGATGTGGATGTATCGCGACTGGGTGATTCAGGCCCTCAACGACAACAAGCCGTACGACGTCTTTCTGACCGAACAACTCGCCGGCGACTTGCTGCCCAATCCATCGTGGGAACAGAAGGTCGCCTCCGGCTTCAATCGCTGCAACGTGACGACCAACGAAGGGGGCTCGATCACGGCGGAAGTGAAAATGCGAAACGTCAACGATCGGGTCGTCACGACCGGCACCGTCTTCATGGGGCTCACCATGGAATGCACGCGCTGCCACGATCACAAGTACGATCCGCTGAAGCTAAAAGACTTCTACTCGATGTATGGGTTCTTTAACAGCATCGATGGAAGCCCAATGGATGGTAACCGAAAGGACCACGCTCCGACCGTTTACTCTAAAGAAGCGACCCAGCAACTGGCCCAACTCGACCAGCAGATCGGTCAGAAGCGGGAAGAAATCAAAGCGACGCTCGCCAAGATCGAATACCAAGACCCAGGCCCCGGCGTCGATACCCCCGAGATCCAGCCGGAAGAAGTCGTTTGGATCGAAGACGGCATCCCCGGCAAAGCCACCGTCAGCGGCGATTACAACTGGGTGACCAAGCCGGAACCGGTGTTCAGTGGCGAGAAGGCCTCCAAGCGAACGGTTACCGGAAACGATCAGGTTTACTTCAATGGATCGGATCAGCCGTTCACCGTCTACAAAGGGGACGTCCTCTTCGGGTACGTCTATCTCGATCCGAAGAATCCTCCCAAGGAAGTGATGTTCCAATGGAATGATGGGGACTGGGATCAACGAGCCTTCTGGGGTGAAGACCTCATTCCCTTCGGCAACACCGGCCAGACCAAGCATCGCCTCGGCGATTTGCCGGAGGCCGGCAAGTGGGTCCGTCTTGAGGTGCCGATCGAAAAGGTCGGCCTGAAGGAAGGGAGCAAAGTCAACGGTTGGGCCTTCACCCAGTGGGACGGCACCGTTTACTGGGACAAAGCTGGTTACGTCACCAAGCACGGCAAGCAGCCGCAGTTCAAGTCGCTTCAGGCCTGGACCGAGTTCGCCGCCAAGTCGCCGGCGTCGCTCAATCCAGAAAACAAACAGGTCACCGAGATCCTGAAAAAGGAGGCGGATAAACGCAATGAAGGCGAAGCGAAAGCACTCCGCAATTACTTCCTCGAATTCGTCTGCCAAGACACGCAAGAGACTTTCAACAAGCTGCGTGGCGAACTGAAGGCCATGACCGACAAGCAGGCCGATTTGAAGAAGAACGCACCGACGACGCTCGTCTACAAAGAAGCCGCCAAGCCGGTTCCCGCGCATATCTTGATTCGGGGCGAATACGATCAAATCGGGGAAGAAGTCCCACGCGACGTGCCGGCCTTCTTGCCGCCAATGACCGAAGAAATGCCCAAAGATCGCCTAGGCCTGGCGATGTGGCTGTTGGATCCGAGTCACCCACTAACGGCCCGGGTGGCCGTGAATCGCTATTGGCAGCACGTCTTTGGCGGAGGCCTGGTGAAGACCTCTGAAGACTTCGGTTCCCAGGGAAGCGTGCCCAGCCATCCTCAGCTTTTGGATAACCTGGCGATCGAGTTCCGCGAGAACGGTTGGGATATCAAGCAACTGATGAAACGAATGGTGATGACCTCGGCCTATCGCCAGTCGTCCACGCTCACGCCCGAGCTTTTGAAGAAGGATCCCGAGAATCGCCTGCTGGCTCGCGGCCCACGCTATCGGCTGGATGCCGAGTCGCTCCGTGATCAGGCGTTGGCGTTCAGCGGACTTCTGGTCGAAACGATCGGCGGTCCTTCGGTAAAACCACCGCAGCCTGATGGCCTTTGGAAGGCGGTCGGTTATTCCGGTAGCAACACGGTGCAGTTCAAAGCAGACGAAGGTCACGAAAAAGTGCATCGTCGCACGCTGTACACGTTCATCAAGCGGACCGCTTTGGCTCCGCAGATGAGCACATTCGATGCCCCTAATCGCGAGTCGTGCACCGTTCGCCGCGAACGAACCAATACGCCGCTACAGGCCTTGCTGCTGATGAACGATCCGCAGTATGTCGAAGCCGCAGTCGCCATGGCTCAGCGCGTGATGGACGAAGGGGGTTCCGACCCGGTTGCCAAGGTGAACTTCCTGGTGACGCTTTGTTTGTTGAATCGGGATAACGAAGTTCAAAAGAAAGAACTCGAGTCGTTGTATTTCGATAGTCTCACCTATTTCCAGAAAAACCCGGAAGCCGCCGGCAAGTTGGTCGGCAAAGACGAGACCCCAGCGGAATTAGCGGCCTGGGCGATTGTCTGCAACACGCTGCTCAATCTCGACGAAGTCGTCATCCAACGCTAG